A window of Borrelia duttonii Ly genomic DNA:
TGAGAATGTAATTGAATTAGTTAAATAAAGATCGAGTTGATGAGAGCATAGAGCTCTCTTTTTTTATTTGCAGTATTGTATATAGTTTGATGAGTTGTGTTTCATATAAACATCTTTGTTTCTTCTAATCCTTAATAGAAAAGCTAGAAAAAAATAAAAAATAAGGAGGCTAGAAGAATGAATATAGAGAAAAAAGGAGAGGGGAAAGTAAGAGTAGTGATATTAATGGTGATGATGATAGTGATGATGATGGGATGTAATAGTGGGGGAGTAAGTGGAGAAGGGAAGGTAAACTTGGAAGCTAAGAATAGTTTTTTAGAGTCATTAGTAAAGATAGGAGAGGGGTTTCAGGAGATTTTTGCTGGGTTTGGGAGTGCAATAGGGGATGTATTAGGGTTTAATGTAGTTAAAGTGGGAGATAATAGAAGTAAAGTCGGAGAACATTTTAAGAAAGTAGGAGAAGGACTTACAACAACTAAGAATAAGTTAAACGAGTTAAAAGTTAAAATATCTGAAGTTAAGAATGTTGATGGGAGCACAATTAAAGTAGTTGAGGATGCAATTAAAGGAGCAAGTGATGTTTTTGAGCAACTAATTGCTTCACTAACTAAACTTGCTGGTGTAACTAGTGCTAGTGTTCCTCTTGGCGATGCTAATAATGGTGCAGTTGGTGCTGATAAAGTTAGTGTAGACACTGTAATTGAAAGTGTGAAAGAAATTGTTGAAGTTGCAATAGATTCTGGCATAAAAATTGTTTCTGGAAGTGATGGTGGTGCTACAGTAGTTAATGGTAATGGCCCTAATGCTTTAGCTGGGAATGATAATGCTGGTGCAGGTGATAAGCTAGCAGATGAGGTATCTAAAGCAGATTCATGGGCAATGATTGATAAAATTAAAAATGCTCAGACTAAAAATGGGGCGGCTGCTGCAGGTGATGCTGCAGGAGAATTAGCTACTGGAACTGGTGCTGCAGGTGTTACTGCAAAAACTAATGCTGACTTAGCAGCGGCAGTAGCTCTTAAGGCGATGACCAAAGGTGGTAAATTTAGTGTTAATAATGCTGATTCAGTTAAAGGAGCAGCAGCGAATGCTGTGAATAAAGTATTAGTGATATTGGATGTATTAATTGGGAAAACAGTAGCAATAAATTTAGATAAGATAAGAGAAACAGTTAAGGCATTAAAGTATTCTGAAACTTCTGGCATTGAGGCTGGTCAATCTGGTACTGTGCAATCTGTTGTTACTAAATAAATCTGTAAATTAAATAGTAATAATAAAGTTATTTATGTAAGGAAAATATTTTTCTCTTTATTAAGGAGAGATATTTTCCTTTTTTGTTTTAGTGACATAAATCTATTGTGTTACTATATAAAGTTTTGATGTTTTCTCAAAAATTTTTTACTAGGGGTAAATAATTGTTATCTGATTGAAAAAGGAGCAAAAAAAAAGGCATCCAGTGGTGCTGTTGGTGATGTTATAGGTAATGCTATTAAGTAGCAGGATGCCGAGGCTGCTGATATTAAAAGTGTTAATTCTATTGTAAAAGGAATAAAGGAAATTGTTGGAGTGGTTTTACAGAGAGAAGGAGATGCTACTTCTATTAAAACAGGAGATCAGGAAAAGAAGTCAGTTGGTGGATTATTTGCTACAAATGCTAATGATGGGACAGAATTGTAGGCAGCAAGCGGCAAGTGCGACAATAGGAGCAGTAACTGGAGCTGATATATTACAAGCTATAGCAAAGTCTGGCGATGCTGATGCTAAAGATATTAATACTGTAACTAATGCTGCAGAAATTGCATTTGCTAATAAAAATTCTGCTACTAAAACACTTGATGCGGCTAAGATAGATGCAGTAATAGCAGGAGGGATAGTGTTAAGAGCAATGGCAAAGGATGGTAAATTTGTTGCTAAGACGGGTGTGAAGATAAATCGGCTTTTGCTATTAATGGAGCAGTGGCAAGTAAGTGCAGCAAATAAGGTATTAAGTACATTGACAATAGCAATCAGAAGTAGAGTGGATGAAGGGTTAAAGTAGATAAATAATGTATTAGGAGAGATGGAGCAAGTAGAAGGAGTTGGAGCTAGAGTTAGTGAGTAAGTTGAATTAGTATATATTTGAATATAGTGAAAATTCTTAGATAAGAACTCTGGAAAGGAAGAGCAAAAAAGCTCTCTTTTTTTATTTTTAGGTATTGTGTGTTATATAAATCATATTTTTTGTTTCTATTATTTAAAGAAAAGCTATGAAAGAAAGCTAAAAAGAAAGAAAAAATAAGG
This region includes:
- a CDS encoding variable large family protein produces the protein MNIEKKGEGKVRVVILMVMMIVMMMGCNSGGVSGEGKVNLEAKNSFLESLVKIGEGFQEIFAGFGSAIGDVLGFNVVKVGDNRSKVGEHFKKVGEGLTTTKNKLNELKVKISEVKNVDGSTIKVVEDAIKGASDVFEQLIASLTKLAGVTSASVPLGDANNGAVGADKVSVDTVIESVKEIVEVAIDSGIKIVSGSDGGATVVNGNGPNALAGNDNAGAGDKLADEVSKADSWAMIDKIKNAQTKNGAAAAGDAAGELATGTGAAGVTAKTNADLAAAVALKAMTKGGKFSVNNADSVKGAAANAVNKVLVILDVLIGKTVAINLDKIRETVKALKYSETSGIEAGQSGTVQSVVTK